CGCGCTGGCGCTCGCCGCCGGAAAGATCGCGGACCGCGCGCGGCAGCAGGGGGCCGATCTCGAGCACGGACGTCACGCGCTCGAAGTTCGACACGGCGCCGCGCCCCGCGCCATACATGACATTCCGGCGGACGCTCATGTGCGGGAACAGGGCCAGGTCCTGGGGGACGTAACCGACGTGGCGGCGGTGCACCGGGACGTCGACCCCCTCCGTCGAGGAAAACAGCTTCCGGCCGCCGACGCGCACGTGACCGCGGTCGGGACGCCGGAGCCCCGCGATCGCTTCCACCAGCGTCGTCTTGCCGGAGCCGGACGGCCCAAACAGGGCGAGGCTCCGCGAAGTCGACGCGCACGCGGCCTCGAGGCTGAACGAACCCTGCGTCAGCGCGATGTCGAAGTCGAGTACCACGATTCCAGCAACCGGTTTGAATAGAAGACCGCGGCAAACGACACGGCGGCCGAGATCGCCAGCAGGATGATCGCCTGACGATCCATGCCGCTTTCCGCGTAGGTGTAAATCGCCGTGGCCAGCGTCCGGGTGCGGCCGGGAATGCTGCCGGCCACCATGATCGTGGCGCCGAACTCGCCAAGGGACCGCGCGAAGGCGAGCACCGCACCGGCAACGAGGCTCCGGGTCGCGAGCGGCAGCGTCACGCTGAGGAACGCGCGCGTGGGCGTC
This DNA window, taken from Acidobacteriota bacterium, encodes the following:
- a CDS encoding ATP-binding cassette domain-containing protein, yielding MVLDFDIALTQGSFSLEAACASTSRSLALFGPSGSGKTTLVEAIAGLRRPDRGHVRVGGRKLFSSTEGVDVPVHRRHVGYVPQDLALFPHMSVRRNVMYGAGRGAVSNFERVTSVLEIGPLLPRAVRDLSGGERQRVALARALMSSPDLLLMDEPLASVDAPLRRRIVPYLQRVRDDLKVPVVYVSHDEEEVRAIGEWILTLAQGRVIRSVGVGGF